A single Aspergillus puulaauensis MK2 DNA, chromosome 7, nearly complete sequence DNA region contains:
- the PUS1_2 gene encoding F-box protein (COG:J;~EggNog:ENOG410PGFR;~InterPro:IPR001810,IPR011044,IPR036047;~go_function: GO:0005515 - protein binding [Evidence IEA]), which yields MQSSSPSADPLAILPPELVLRVLEFASLSTVAALTAASKAWHQFIDLTHQDAIYSVLSKSAEPAAPTFSRWFDDTTSCKGVCARQTRLARNWDSAHPVSRERILQVGNDPVWRFRADLKRRFIVSTSHAGGLNVTDIDTGRILWRLPSSLDTDNEHAVRPYAHLEYQDGMVVFDREGDAVEVWQADVEDASRGEFRRIAILDHDCQTRGFQLSYWTLCVVSTQGQGFVYDMTKRPPTRTTHLHIENDAVGHLDQSRDAVVYSMGPRGYHVYDKQSAEFLGALRPSQCTEMYHIRPPKGSSVSASARLMGLAQHDPLRQYSSPGPATKDHMVPIKLEKGPLPPPDDTEHVRHGEDEWGAGMLNGDLFVGVSRAGRVFVCSDWRKAIHDEASLAACSAIIECESDGSTFDLGGWLSVRNHRLMFEVQDRAYVVALDNNNRIQDVDSPERASYSFLTCSTPQLAVPISFMALYGDAIMTTYTTLGRRQPPPNVPGAAPPDHHEGPARIFPTKTIRILSMAPDSPAVNATPESSSASGGLWDTDQSPPPADEIVRSQALLQLLSMLRDEYGETEDDRSDDMWEDVDEE from the exons ATGCAAAGCTCCTCACCATCCGCTGACCCCCTCGCAATCCTTCCCCCCGAGCTGGTCCTGCGCGTCCTGGAGTTCGCCTCGCTGTCCACAGTCGCTGCCCTCACCGCAGCTTCCAAGGCCTGGCACCAGTTCATCGACCTCACCCACCAGGATGCCATCTACTCCGTGCTCTCCAAGTCAGCCGAGCCTGCCGCTCCTACATTCTCTCGCTGGTTCGACGATACCACGTCATGCAAGGGTGTCTGTGCACGCCAAACACGGCTTGCCCGAAATTGGGACTCGGCGCACCCCGTGAGCCGCGAGCGCATCTTGCAAGTCGGCAACGACCCTGTTTGGCGGTTTCGCGCGGACTTGAAGCGACGATTTATCGTGTCAACCTCTCATGCAGGCGGCCTGAACGTGACGGATATCGACACCGGCCGCATCTTATGGCGTCTGCCCTCCAGCCTGGATACCGATAACGAGCATGCTGTCCGCCCTTATGCGCACCTTGAATACCAGGATGGAATGGTGGTGTTTGACCGGGAAGGTGACGCGGTTGAGGTCTGGCAGGCAGATGTGGAAGATGCCTCCCGCGGAGAGTTTCGTCGCATTGCTATTCTGGACCACGACTGCCAGACAAGGGGCTTCCAGCTATCATATTGGACACTCTGCGTGGTGTCGACGCAGGGCCAAGGGTTTGTGTATGATATGACAAAGCGTCCTCCGACAAGAACTACCCATCTCCACATTGAGAACGATGCGGTTGGTCATCTAGACCAGAGCCGAGACGCTGTGGTATACTCTATGGGTCCGCGAGGATACCATGTATATGACAAGCAGTCTGCTGAATTCCTGGGCGCACTGCGCCCATCGCAGTGTACGGAAATGTATCATATTCGCCCTCCCAAGGGCAGCTCCGTTTCGGCGAGCGCAAGGTTAATGGGTCTTGCACAACACGATCCACTGCGTCAATATTCGTCGCCAGGACCGGCGACTAAAGACCATATGGTACCCATCAAATTGGAGAAAGGCCCACTACCACCGCCAGACGATACAGAACACGTTCGACATGGCGAGGACGAATGGGGCGCGGGCATGCTGAATGGCGATCTGTTTGTTGGTGTTTCTCGCGCTGGTCGCGTTTTTGTGTGTTCGGACTGGCGCAAGGCCATCCACGATGAAGCCAGTTTGGCAGCGTGCAGCGCCATCATCGAATGCGAGTCAGACGGATCAACCTTCGATTTGGGTGGCTGGCTATCAGTCCGCAATCATCGCCTGATGTTTGAAGTCCAGGACCGGGCTTATGTTGTTGCACTTGACAATAATAACCGTATCCAAGATGTCGATTCTCCAGAGCGTGCATCGTACTCATTCCTTACATGCTCTACACCACAACTGGCCGTTCCAATCAGTTTCATGGCCCTGTACGGCGATGCAATCATGACCACCTATACA ACACTTGGCCGACGCCAACCTCCGCCGAATGTTCCAGGTGCAGCGCCACCTGACCACCACGAAGGCCCTGCGCGCATCTTCCCAACGAAAACAATCCGGATACTCAGCATGGCGCCTGATAGTCCCGCCGTAAATGCCACACCGGAGTCATCCTCTGCCAGCGGAGGCCTTTGGGACACGGATCAAAGTCCACCCCCGGCCGATGAGATCGTTCGTTCTCAGGCCTTGCTTCAGTTGCTTAGCATGCTCCGAGACGAGTATGGCGAAACAGAAGACGATCGCTCTGATGATATGTGGGAGGATGTGGACGAAGAGTAG